One window from the genome of Thermus sediminis encodes:
- a CDS encoding carbohydrate ABC transporter permease gives MRTKAPLFFLAPYLFLFGLFWAWPILYSFYLSFLNTRVYPWHLDPGVNWSRLLQDPFFFVALKNTLFILVVQVPLMLVLALLLALALNSALLRLKGFYRFAFFAPVVVGAVAYSAIFRLLFNTEFGAVNAFLQALGHPGYDWLYAPGPAMAVIVIALTWRWTGYNAIILLAGLQSIPRELYEAASLDGASPWQQFWHVTLPGLRPVLLFALVLSIIGTLQLFTEPFLITGGGPGNATMTLGLYLYQQGFRGFNFGYASAIAYTVALLAAGFSFMQMRLWRER, from the coding sequence ATGCGCACCAAGGCCCCCCTCTTTTTCCTCGCCCCCTACCTCTTTCTCTTCGGCCTCTTTTGGGCGTGGCCCATCCTTTACTCCTTCTACCTCTCCTTCCTTAACACCCGGGTTTATCCTTGGCACCTTGATCCCGGGGTGAACTGGAGCCGTCTCCTCCAGGACCCCTTTTTCTTCGTGGCCCTCAAGAACACCCTCTTCATCCTGGTGGTCCAGGTGCCCCTGATGCTGGTCTTAGCCTTGTTGCTGGCCTTAGCCTTGAACTCCGCCCTTCTACGCCTGAAGGGGTTCTACCGTTTTGCCTTTTTCGCCCCAGTGGTGGTGGGGGCTGTGGCTTACTCCGCCATTTTCCGCCTCCTCTTCAACACCGAGTTTGGCGCGGTCAACGCCTTCCTCCAGGCCCTAGGCCACCCAGGGTACGACTGGCTTTACGCTCCTGGTCCTGCCATGGCGGTAATCGTTATCGCCCTTACCTGGCGCTGGACGGGCTACAACGCCATCATCCTCCTGGCGGGGCTTCAGAGCATTCCCCGGGAGCTTTACGAGGCCGCCTCCTTGGATGGGGCAAGTCCCTGGCAGCAGTTTTGGCATGTGACCCTTCCTGGCCTGCGCCCGGTACTTTTGTTTGCCCTGGTCTTATCCATTATTGGCACGCTGCAGCTTTTCACCGAACCCTTCCTCATCACCGGAGGAGGGCCGGGAAACGCCACCATGACTTTGGGACTTTACCTTTACCAACAGGGCTTTCGCGGCTTCAACTTCGGGTATGCCTCGGCCATCGCCTACACGGTGGCCCTGCTGGCGGCGGGGTTTTCCTTTATGCAGATGCGCCTTTGGAGGGAGCGGTGA
- a CDS encoding aminopeptidase P family N-terminal domain-containing protein, translating to MDLEAWSRLRRFMEAKGLGRFHVARPENFAWLLGGENTLGMGEGVAYLEVGEEVILHTSAIEHPRMVEEEAPGLPVKVHPWYAFPSPGSPNDLEHDLTPLRLVLSPKAQGVFRELGREAASAFGEAVGQARTDWKEYQLAGALAETL from the coding sequence ATGGACCTAGAGGCCTGGAGCCGCTTGCGCCGCTTCATGGAGGCAAAGGGGTTGGGCCGCTTCCATGTGGCCCGGCCGGAGAACTTCGCCTGGCTTTTGGGCGGGGAGAACACCCTGGGGATGGGGGAGGGGGTGGCCTACCTGGAGGTGGGGGAGGAGGTGATTCTCCACACGAGCGCCATAGAGCACCCCCGTATGGTGGAGGAGGAGGCCCCGGGCCTTCCGGTTAAGGTCCATCCCTGGTACGCCTTCCCCTCGCCGGGAAGCCCCAACGACCTGGAGCACGACCTCACCCCCTTGCGTCTGGTCCTTTCCCCCAAGGCTCAGGGGGTCTTCCGCGAGCTAGGGCGGGAGGCGGCCTCCGCCTTCGGGGAGGCGGTGGGCCAGGCCCGGACGGATTGGAAGGAGTACCAGCTGGCTGGGGCCCTGGCGGAGACCCTCTAG
- a CDS encoding M24 family metallopeptidase → MAGEERLFRHRHPLPKDRPLGRAFMAVACASRGGLVANLTRMVALGRPEVEARYRRVLEVERVALEASRPGATLGGVLAAIQGAYGEVGFPGAWEEHHQGGVGGYRSREVLATPGHPLALEVGMAVAWNPSLAGAKVEDTFLLTEEGLLNLTEDPFWPQVAIGSRRRPDLLRHLQG, encoded by the coding sequence GTGGCAGGGGAGGAAAGGCTCTTCCGCCACCGCCACCCCCTGCCCAAGGACCGCCCCTTGGGCCGGGCCTTCATGGCGGTGGCCTGTGCCTCCCGGGGGGGGTTGGTGGCCAACCTGACCCGGATGGTGGCCCTGGGCCGCCCCGAGGTGGAGGCCCGCTATCGCCGGGTTCTGGAGGTGGAGCGGGTGGCCCTAGAGGCTTCTCGTCCTGGGGCCACCCTAGGCGGGGTCCTGGCTGCCATCCAGGGGGCCTACGGGGAGGTGGGTTTCCCCGGGGCCTGGGAGGAGCACCACCAGGGGGGCGTGGGCGGGTACCGCTCCCGGGAGGTCTTGGCCACGCCGGGCCACCCGCTGGCCTTGGAGGTGGGCATGGCCGTGGCCTGGAACCCGAGCTTAGCGGGGGCTAAGGTGGAGGACACCTTTCTCCTCACGGAGGAGGGCCTCTTGAACCTCACGGAGGACCCTTTTTGGCCCCAGGTGGCGATCGGGAGTAGGAGGCGGCCTGACCTCCTACGCCACCTCCAGGGTTAG
- a CDS encoding carbohydrate ABC transporter permease, whose translation MKRKRFWLSIGLHGLLTPLALLWLAPLWLMLVFSTLPEHEIFRVPTPLLPGERFLENLAGLQADTNFFRAMANSVVVSLLYTLGGLLLSASAGYALAVYRFRLQALVFSLIVATLTIPYFVVLIPQYILVARELNLANTYWGVVLPFLANALGVFYMRQVFLSLPSSLLDAARVDGASEGRIFFQIALPMVTPSLAALALILFLTAWNDYLWPLLVLSEREMYTAPVALGTLIGLTRVSWGGIMVGSVLMTLPFLVLFLFLQRYFVAGITAGAVKE comes from the coding sequence GTGAAAAGGAAACGTTTTTGGCTTTCCATAGGTCTGCACGGGCTTCTGACCCCTCTTGCCCTGCTTTGGCTGGCTCCTCTCTGGCTTATGCTGGTCTTCTCCACCCTGCCTGAGCACGAGATCTTCCGGGTTCCCACGCCCCTCCTGCCTGGGGAAAGGTTTTTGGAGAACTTGGCAGGCCTGCAAGCCGATACCAACTTTTTCCGGGCCATGGCGAATAGTGTGGTGGTTTCCCTTCTCTACACCCTGGGGGGGCTTCTCCTCAGCGCCTCGGCGGGGTACGCTCTAGCTGTCTACCGCTTCCGCCTACAGGCCCTTGTTTTCTCCTTAATCGTAGCCACCCTAACCATCCCCTACTTCGTGGTCCTCATCCCCCAGTACATCCTCGTGGCCCGGGAGCTGAACCTCGCCAACACCTACTGGGGGGTAGTCCTTCCCTTCCTGGCTAACGCCTTGGGGGTTTTCTACATGCGCCAGGTCTTCCTCTCCCTGCCTTCTTCCCTTTTAGATGCAGCGCGCGTGGATGGGGCCAGCGAGGGCCGGATCTTTTTCCAGATCGCCCTTCCCATGGTGACCCCATCCCTAGCCGCCTTAGCCTTGATCCTTTTCCTAACCGCCTGGAATGACTACCTCTGGCCCCTTTTGGTCCTTTCTGAGAGGGAGATGTACACCGCCCCCGTTGCCTTGGGCACCCTGATCGGCCTCACCCGGGTTTCCTGGGGTGGGATCATGGTGGGCTCGGTGCTGATGACACTCCCTTTCCTCGTGCTCTTTTTATTCTTGCAGCGCTACTTCGTGGCGGGCATCACCGCTGGCGCAGTGAAGGAGTGA
- a CDS encoding glycoside hydrolase family 2 TIM barrel-domain containing protein: MKLERALFLSHPAQDPGGLPGEGWREVALPHQWSLEGLEAEVGWYRLQVPEVGPRRFLRLWGDYSQEAWLEGAYLGRHEGYFFPWLLELPPGRELLLRVSAPKEPLGQWPRFKRQIKGVLGQHDCRPGGNTERGQERGTGGLWGGVELWVREEVALLALTHRLHRTPKGWRLLVQFLVDAPRAFQEEVELRLLPENFPGEALEKAAPLRGDGGRAWLGVVWDLPEMPLWEVWERGFPHLFRLEAQVAGASLAVPLGFRTVEVDGEGWLLLNGSRLFLRGTNLIPTQWLAAYGEEAAQKDAALLKEAHLNAVRVHAHVTHPAFYRACDREGILVWQDFPLQWGYAPDEAFAKEALRQVRAMVDLLGAHPSIYLWCAQNEPTHNRHTLGPLLLAALKEADPTRPAKEASDFREHPYPGWYYGHHRDFLALPGAPLPSEFGAQALPRAELLRRVLGEAAWPPKWEVWAYHNFQPHETFRVAGVEVGESLEAFVESSQAYQAKLLEFAIHAYRRAKGRVVGYFQFMFVEPWEGITWAVLDVERVPKRGYFALKEASSPVLLSLVPFRERLEVGGPPLMEAWLVSDLPRPLTLRVLLWLEGEERLPLWEGEVVLGPAEARRFFHLMELWEAPLEGQDSLAPLREALGRLSPGAYRLVGEAWEGERRWSRHEVALTYLPPLLPLGVAW; the protein is encoded by the coding sequence ATGAAGCTGGAAAGGGCGCTGTTTCTGTCCCATCCGGCCCAGGACCCCGGGGGGCTTCCCGGGGAGGGGTGGCGGGAGGTGGCCCTGCCCCACCAGTGGAGCCTCGAGGGCCTGGAGGCCGAGGTGGGCTGGTACCGCCTCCAGGTGCCCGAGGTGGGGCCAAGGCGCTTCCTGCGCCTTTGGGGGGATTACTCCCAGGAGGCCTGGCTGGAGGGGGCCTACCTGGGGCGGCACGAGGGGTACTTCTTCCCCTGGCTCTTGGAGCTTCCCCCGGGGCGGGAGCTCCTCCTCCGGGTCTCGGCCCCCAAGGAGCCCCTGGGCCAGTGGCCCCGCTTCAAGCGGCAGATCAAGGGGGTCTTGGGCCAGCACGACTGCCGCCCCGGGGGGAACACGGAGAGGGGGCAGGAGCGGGGCACCGGGGGGCTTTGGGGCGGGGTGGAGCTTTGGGTCCGGGAGGAGGTGGCCCTCCTGGCCCTCACCCACCGCCTTCACCGGACCCCCAAGGGCTGGCGGCTCCTGGTCCAGTTCCTGGTGGACGCTCCCCGGGCCTTCCAGGAGGAGGTTGAGCTCCGCCTCCTTCCGGAAAACTTCCCCGGGGAGGCCCTGGAGAAGGCGGCGCCCTTGCGGGGGGATGGGGGGCGGGCCTGGCTTGGGGTGGTTTGGGACCTGCCGGAGATGCCCCTTTGGGAGGTGTGGGAGCGGGGCTTCCCCCACCTTTTCCGCCTCGAGGCCCAGGTGGCCGGGGCTTCCCTTGCTGTCCCCTTGGGCTTTCGCACCGTAGAGGTGGATGGGGAGGGTTGGCTCCTCCTGAACGGGAGCCGCCTCTTCCTCCGGGGCACCAACCTCATCCCCACCCAGTGGCTTGCGGCCTACGGCGAGGAGGCGGCCCAGAAGGACGCGGCCCTCCTCAAGGAGGCCCACCTGAACGCCGTGCGGGTCCACGCCCACGTGACCCACCCCGCCTTCTACCGGGCCTGCGACCGGGAGGGGATCCTGGTCTGGCAGGACTTCCCCCTGCAGTGGGGGTACGCCCCCGACGAGGCCTTCGCAAAGGAGGCCCTGCGCCAGGTCCGGGCCATGGTGGACCTTCTGGGGGCCCACCCCTCCATCTACCTCTGGTGCGCCCAGAACGAGCCCACCCACAACCGCCACACCCTGGGCCCCCTCCTCCTTGCGGCCCTGAAGGAGGCGGACCCCACCCGCCCCGCCAAGGAGGCCTCGGACTTCCGGGAGCACCCCTACCCTGGCTGGTACTATGGGCACCACCGGGACTTCCTGGCCCTCCCCGGGGCCCCCCTGCCCTCGGAGTTCGGGGCCCAGGCCCTGCCCCGGGCGGAGCTTCTGAGGCGGGTCCTGGGGGAGGCCGCCTGGCCGCCCAAGTGGGAGGTCTGGGCCTACCACAACTTCCAGCCCCACGAGACCTTCCGCGTGGCGGGGGTGGAGGTGGGGGAGAGCCTCGAGGCCTTCGTGGAAAGCTCCCAGGCCTACCAGGCGAAGCTCTTGGAGTTCGCCATCCACGCCTACCGCCGGGCCAAGGGTAGGGTGGTGGGCTACTTCCAGTTCATGTTCGTGGAGCCCTGGGAGGGGATCACCTGGGCGGTCTTGGACGTGGAGCGCGTCCCCAAGAGGGGGTACTTCGCCCTCAAGGAGGCCAGCAGCCCCGTCCTCCTCTCCCTGGTGCCCTTCCGGGAAAGGCTGGAGGTGGGCGGGCCGCCCCTCATGGAGGCCTGGCTGGTGAGCGACCTGCCCCGGCCCCTCACCCTGCGGGTGCTCCTCTGGCTGGAGGGGGAGGAAAGGCTCCCCTTGTGGGAAGGGGAGGTGGTCCTGGGGCCGGCTGAAGCGCGGCGCTTCTTCCACCTCATGGAGCTTTGGGAGGCCCCCCTAGAGGGGCAGGACTCCCTGGCTCCCTTGCGGGAGGCCCTGGGGAGGCTTTCCCCCGGGGCCTACCGCTTGGTGGGGGAGGCCTGGGAGGGGGAGAGGCGTTGGTCCCGGCACGAGGTGGCCCTCACCTACCTGCCCCCCCTTCTTCCTCTGGGGGTGGCCTGGTAG
- a CDS encoding ABC transporter substrate-binding protein yields MKARLLALVPLLGLAWGQSMALRGEITVWSWDIAAKALEAVVPSFNRLYPNVRVRVVDLGNQQVFDRGLAGCAAGGRNLPDVYSVENNEAEVFWSRFPNCFTDLTTFGANQLRNDFPEFKWTELTMGNRIFAIPWDSGPVVVFYRRDLYQRAGIDPSRIETWDEFIEAGRRMLQVTGGRVRMGTIANGQDDEWFRMLANQNGCFYFNNQGTAVTVNQPGCVRALETIKKLVDAGVVAFGGWNEQIQYFRAGAVASAMFGAWYEGTIRTNAPDQAGNWGVFLMPASQRGGVRAANLGGSALAIPASSRNKEAAWAFVRHALATTEGQITMLREYGLVPSYLPALNDPYVRQPQPYWGNQPIWQLVLGTLGRIPPARGTQYFQEARQILTAVQVDFLAGRYRTAEEALDAAARQISRATGLPIAR; encoded by the coding sequence ATGAAGGCGAGACTTTTGGCACTGGTGCCCCTTCTCGGTTTGGCTTGGGGGCAGAGCATGGCCTTAAGGGGCGAGATCACGGTCTGGAGCTGGGACATCGCTGCCAAGGCCCTCGAGGCGGTGGTCCCCAGCTTCAACAGGCTTTACCCCAACGTCAGGGTTAGGGTGGTGGACCTGGGGAACCAGCAGGTCTTTGACCGAGGGCTAGCGGGATGCGCAGCTGGGGGAAGGAACCTCCCCGACGTCTACTCGGTGGAGAACAACGAAGCCGAGGTTTTCTGGAGCCGTTTCCCTAACTGCTTCACTGACCTGACCACCTTCGGGGCTAACCAGCTGCGGAACGACTTCCCCGAGTTCAAGTGGACTGAGCTTACCATGGGCAACAGGATTTTCGCCATCCCCTGGGACTCTGGTCCGGTGGTCGTCTTCTACCGGCGCGACCTGTACCAGAGGGCAGGAATTGACCCCAGCAGGATTGAAACCTGGGATGAATTCATTGAAGCTGGCAGGAGGATGCTCCAGGTCACTGGGGGCAGGGTGAGGATGGGTACCATCGCCAATGGTCAGGACGATGAGTGGTTCCGCATGCTGGCCAACCAGAACGGCTGCTTCTACTTCAATAACCAGGGCACCGCCGTTACCGTAAACCAACCTGGCTGCGTGAGGGCCTTGGAGACCATCAAGAAGCTGGTGGATGCCGGCGTGGTGGCCTTTGGCGGCTGGAACGAGCAGATCCAGTACTTCAGGGCCGGCGCTGTGGCCAGCGCCATGTTCGGCGCCTGGTACGAGGGCACCATTCGCACCAACGCCCCAGACCAAGCGGGTAATTGGGGAGTCTTCCTCATGCCGGCTTCGCAGAGAGGGGGCGTGCGGGCGGCTAACCTCGGGGGCTCAGCCCTAGCCATTCCCGCCAGCAGCAGGAACAAGGAGGCGGCTTGGGCCTTTGTGAGGCATGCCCTGGCCACCACCGAGGGGCAGATCACCATGCTCAGAGAGTACGGTCTGGTCCCCTCCTACCTGCCCGCCCTGAACGACCCCTATGTGAGGCAACCCCAACCCTATTGGGGAAACCAGCCCATCTGGCAGCTAGTCCTGGGCACCCTGGGCAGGATTCCGCCCGCCCGGGGCACCCAATACTTTCAGGAGGCTAGGCAGATCTTGACCGCCGTTCAGGTGGACTTCCTGGCGGGTAGGTATAGGACTGCCGAAGAAGCCCTGGACGCCGCAGCCAGACAAATCAGCCGGGCCACAGGACTGCCCATCGCCAGGTAG
- a CDS encoding glycoside hydrolase family 31 protein, producing MKPGLRFWQRALQALRFLGPEGTRRALLYALLRDSWNRKEPAPKSPWRPVGPPQAVAAIPGGGRFLFPEGELEAVFLEGGLRLTWTPGRLPPPYAIEKAPALLEPEREGEGGRFVLRAGGLRLEVGPEGLLFLDERGRVWRREALPERQGEAWRHRVDLAPGERLHGLGGVAAPLDRRGRAYRLWNRDVGGSYGPEEGPLYLTLPLLLSRKPGGGYLVFYENPYEASLDLRGEAALVAFAGGALRYYLFPGKPQEALAAYTALTGRPPLPPRFALGLHFARWGLRTEEEVREVVEGFFAHDLPLSALHLDIDYMDGHRVFTVDRGRFPHLEGLVRDLEGRGVRTVLILDPGVKAEAGFPPFESGLREGVFCTLPGGRLLKAPVWPGWCAFPDFTSPKARAWWGERCGELLALGVQGFWLDMNEPAAFAAWGDPTLPKPTRHALEGQEGDHREAHNLYGLLMARATHEALRARGVARPFLFSRSGWAGLARYAWNWTGDVESSWEALRRTVGIVLGLGLSGVPYTGSDIGGFSGHPSPELFLRWFQAAAFMPFFRLHSAISTPRREPWRFGEPVLSILRNFARLRQALIPYLYTLAWEAREKGYPLVRPLFFLDPEGEAEDAFLLGDALLVAPVVEEGVRHRLVPLPRGLWYDFWSHRLVEGPGEVFAEAPLERIPLFVRAGAALPLAEGEGLVLHLYPGPEGRAEGVLYWDEGDGEGPSRLDRFLLEGGRLLWQGEGAYPWPWEGLGLRLHGARLKGGRVGDAFYPVQDGLLRLPPFLEAFLEVEG from the coding sequence ATGAAGCCGGGACTCCGCTTTTGGCAAAGGGCCCTCCAGGCCCTCCGCTTTCTGGGCCCGGAGGGGACCCGGCGGGCCCTCCTCTACGCCCTTCTCCGGGACTCCTGGAACCGTAAGGAGCCCGCGCCCAAGTCCCCTTGGCGCCCCGTGGGCCCGCCCCAGGCCGTGGCGGCCATCCCGGGGGGCGGCCGCTTCCTCTTCCCCGAGGGGGAGCTGGAGGCAGTTTTCCTGGAGGGGGGGCTCCGCCTCACCTGGACCCCGGGCCGCCTCCCGCCCCCTTACGCCATAGAGAAAGCCCCGGCCCTCCTGGAGCCCGAGCGGGAGGGGGAGGGGGGGCGCTTTGTGCTGAGGGCGGGGGGCCTTCGCCTCGAGGTGGGGCCGGAGGGCCTCCTCTTCCTGGACGAAAGGGGGCGGGTGTGGCGGCGGGAGGCCCTGCCCGAGCGCCAAGGGGAGGCCTGGCGGCACCGGGTGGACCTGGCCCCGGGGGAGCGGCTCCATGGCCTTGGGGGGGTGGCGGCCCCTCTGGACCGCCGGGGCCGGGCCTACCGCCTCTGGAACCGGGACGTGGGGGGGAGTTACGGCCCGGAGGAGGGCCCCTTGTACCTCACCCTGCCTCTCCTCCTCTCCCGCAAGCCAGGGGGCGGGTACCTGGTCTTCTACGAGAACCCTTACGAGGCCTCCCTGGACCTCCGCGGCGAAGCGGCTCTGGTGGCCTTTGCGGGCGGGGCCCTGAGGTACTACCTCTTTCCCGGAAAGCCCCAGGAGGCCCTGGCCGCCTACACCGCCCTCACGGGCAGGCCCCCCCTCCCGCCCCGCTTCGCCCTGGGCCTCCACTTTGCCCGCTGGGGCCTTAGGACGGAGGAGGAGGTGCGGGAGGTGGTGGAGGGGTTTTTCGCCCACGACCTCCCCCTTTCTGCCCTCCACCTGGACATAGACTACATGGACGGCCACCGGGTCTTCACCGTGGACCGGGGGCGGTTTCCCCACCTGGAGGGGCTGGTGCGGGACCTGGAGGGGCGGGGGGTGCGCACGGTCCTCATCCTGGACCCCGGGGTCAAGGCCGAGGCCGGCTTTCCCCCCTTTGAGTCGGGCCTTAGGGAAGGCGTCTTCTGCACCCTTCCGGGAGGGCGCCTCCTCAAGGCCCCGGTGTGGCCGGGGTGGTGCGCCTTCCCCGACTTCACCAGCCCCAAGGCCCGGGCCTGGTGGGGGGAGCGGTGCGGGGAGCTCCTCGCCCTGGGCGTCCAAGGCTTCTGGCTGGACATGAACGAGCCCGCGGCCTTCGCCGCCTGGGGGGACCCCACCCTGCCCAAGCCCACCCGGCACGCCCTCGAGGGCCAGGAGGGGGACCACCGTGAGGCCCACAACCTCTACGGCCTCCTCATGGCCCGGGCCACCCACGAGGCCCTGCGGGCGCGGGGCGTGGCCCGGCCCTTCCTCTTCTCCCGCTCCGGCTGGGCGGGCCTGGCCCGCTACGCCTGGAACTGGACGGGGGACGTGGAGAGCAGCTGGGAGGCCCTGCGGCGCACCGTGGGCATCGTCCTGGGGCTTGGGCTTTCCGGGGTACCCTACACAGGCTCGGACATCGGGGGCTTCAGCGGCCACCCCTCCCCCGAGCTCTTCCTGCGCTGGTTCCAGGCCGCGGCCTTCATGCCCTTCTTCCGCCTCCACTCCGCCATCTCCACCCCCAGGCGGGAGCCCTGGCGCTTCGGCGAGCCCGTGCTCTCCATCCTGCGGAACTTTGCGCGGCTTCGCCAGGCCCTCATCCCCTACCTCTACACCCTGGCCTGGGAGGCCCGGGAGAAGGGCTACCCCCTGGTCCGCCCCCTCTTCTTCCTGGACCCCGAGGGGGAGGCAGAGGACGCCTTTCTCCTGGGGGATGCCCTCCTCGTGGCCCCGGTGGTGGAGGAGGGGGTGCGCCACCGCCTGGTCCCCTTGCCCAGGGGCCTCTGGTATGACTTCTGGAGCCACCGCCTGGTGGAGGGGCCCGGGGAGGTCTTTGCCGAGGCGCCCTTGGAGCGCATCCCCCTCTTCGTGCGGGCGGGCGCCGCCTTGCCCCTGGCAGAGGGGGAGGGCCTGGTCCTCCACCTCTACCCGGGGCCGGAGGGCCGGGCCGAGGGGGTTCTCTACTGGGACGAGGGGGATGGGGAGGGGCCTTCCCGGCTGGACCGCTTCCTCCTGGAGGGGGGGCGGCTCCTGTGGCAGGGGGAGGGGGCTTACCCCTGGCCCTGGGAGGGGCTTGGGCTTCGCCTGCACGGGGCCAGGCTCAAGGGGGGAAGGGTGGGGGACGCGTTCTATCCTGTTCAGGACGGGCTTCTCCGCCTTCCCCCTTTTCTTGAAGCGTTTTTGGAGGTGGAGGGATGA
- a CDS encoding DeoR/GlpR family DNA-binding transcription regulator, with product MSTLETQARREKILALLRQNGQVQVADLAKTFGVSQVTVRADLEALERQGLLRRLRGGAVPWEARRFELPLEVTRAVHAREKEAIGKRAAGLVKDGDVVILDVGSTTTEVAKALSPSLKDVVVITSALNIALLLENHPGVTVIVTGGRLRPLQHSLVNPFGTLLLEELNADKAFLGCNGVHPERGFTNTNLEEAEIKKAMARAAREVYFLADHSKLLQVAAAKIAPLSAATLLITDKKARPEALEALKNAGLTLEVA from the coding sequence ATGTCCACCCTGGAAACCCAAGCCCGGCGAGAGAAAATCCTTGCCCTCCTCCGGCAAAACGGCCAGGTGCAGGTGGCTGACCTGGCTAAGACCTTTGGGGTCTCCCAGGTGACGGTGCGGGCCGACCTCGAGGCCCTGGAACGCCAGGGCCTCCTAAGGCGTCTCAGGGGGGGGGCTGTTCCCTGGGAGGCCCGCCGTTTTGAGCTTCCCCTGGAGGTCACCCGTGCGGTCCACGCCCGGGAAAAGGAGGCCATCGGCAAGCGGGCGGCGGGCCTGGTCAAGGACGGGGACGTGGTGATCCTGGACGTGGGCAGCACCACTACCGAGGTGGCCAAGGCCCTCTCCCCAAGCCTCAAGGACGTGGTGGTCATCACCAGCGCCCTCAACATCGCCCTCCTCCTGGAAAACCACCCCGGCGTCACCGTGATCGTCACCGGAGGGAGGCTAAGGCCCCTCCAGCACTCCCTGGTGAACCCCTTCGGCACCCTCCTTCTGGAGGAACTGAACGCGGACAAGGCCTTCTTGGGATGCAACGGAGTCCACCCCGAGCGAGGCTTCACCAATACCAACCTGGAGGAGGCCGAGATCAAAAAGGCCATGGCGCGGGCCGCCCGGGAGGTCTACTTCCTGGCAGACCACTCTAAGCTCCTCCAGGTAGCCGCCGCCAAGATCGCTCCCCTTTCGGCCGCCACCCTGCTCATCACCGACAAAAAGGCGCGCCCCGAGGCCCTCGAGGCCCTGAAGAATGCTGGCCTAACCCTGGAGGTGGCGTAG